One Streptomyces coeruleorubidus DNA segment encodes these proteins:
- the serS gene encoding serine--tRNA ligase has translation MIDLRLLREDPDRVRASQRARGEDVALVDSLLSADERRRSSGVRFDELRAEQKALGKLIPKASGDEKAELLKKAGQLAADVKAADADRDAAAAETQELLLRLGNLVHPDVPVGGEEDFVTLETHGTIRDFTAEGFEPRDHLELGQILGAIDVERGAKVSGSRFYFLTGVGALLELALVNAAMAQATAAGFTPMLTPALVRPQSMAGTGFLGQAAQDVYHLASDDLYLVGTSEVALAAYHMDEILDAEKLPLRYAGFSPCFRREAGSHGKDTRGIFRVHQFDKVEMFSYVAPEDSQAEHQRLLEWEKQWLTSLELPYRVIDVASADLGASASRKFDCEAWIPTQGKYRELTSTSDCTEFQSRRLSIRVREGKQVRPLATLNGTLCAVPRTIVAILENHQQADGSVRVPEVLRPYLGGREVLEPVAK, from the coding sequence GTGATTGACCTTCGCCTGCTCCGTGAGGACCCCGACCGTGTGCGCGCGTCGCAGCGCGCCCGTGGAGAGGACGTCGCGCTCGTCGACTCCCTCCTGTCTGCCGACGAGCGGCGCAGGTCGTCCGGCGTCCGCTTCGACGAGCTGCGCGCCGAGCAGAAGGCGCTCGGCAAGCTCATCCCCAAGGCCTCCGGAGACGAGAAGGCCGAGCTGTTGAAGAAGGCGGGTCAGCTCGCCGCCGACGTCAAGGCCGCCGACGCGGACCGCGACGCGGCCGCCGCCGAGACCCAGGAGCTCCTCCTCCGCCTCGGCAACCTCGTCCACCCGGACGTGCCCGTGGGCGGCGAGGAGGACTTCGTCACGCTGGAGACGCACGGCACGATCCGCGACTTCACCGCTGAGGGCTTCGAGCCCAGGGACCACCTGGAGCTCGGCCAGATCCTCGGCGCGATCGACGTCGAGCGCGGCGCCAAGGTCTCCGGCTCGCGCTTCTACTTCCTGACGGGCGTGGGCGCCCTGCTGGAGCTCGCCCTGGTGAACGCGGCGATGGCCCAGGCCACCGCGGCCGGCTTCACGCCGATGCTGACCCCGGCCCTGGTCCGCCCCCAGTCCATGGCGGGCACCGGCTTCCTCGGCCAGGCCGCCCAGGACGTCTACCACCTCGCGAGCGACGACCTCTACCTGGTCGGCACGTCCGAGGTCGCGCTCGCGGCGTACCACATGGACGAGATCCTCGACGCCGAGAAGCTCCCGCTGCGCTACGCGGGCTTCTCGCCCTGCTTCCGCCGCGAGGCCGGCTCGCACGGCAAGGACACCCGGGGCATCTTCCGGGTGCACCAGTTCGACAAGGTCGAGATGTTCTCCTACGTGGCTCCGGAGGACTCGCAGGCCGAGCACCAGCGGCTGCTGGAGTGGGAGAAGCAGTGGCTGACCTCGCTGGAGCTGCCGTACCGCGTGATCGACGTGGCGAGCGCCGACCTGGGCGCCTCGGCGTCCCGCAAGTTCGACTGCGAGGCCTGGATCCCGACCCAGGGCAAGTACCGCGAGCTGACCTCGACCTCGGACTGCACCGAGTTCCAGTCCCGCCGCCTGTCGATCCGCGTCCGTGAGGGCAAGCAGGTCCGCCCGCTGGCCACGCTCAACGGCACGCTGTGCGCCGTGCCGCGCACGATCGTGGCGATCCTGGAGAACCACCAGCAGGCCGACGGCTCGGTGCGGGTGCCCGAGGTGCTGCGCCCGTACCTGGGCGGCCGGGAGGTCCTGGAGCCGGTGGCCAAGTGA
- a CDS encoding ABC transporter ATP-binding protein: MTTLSIDHVSRWFGNVVAVNDITMTVGPGVTGLLGPNGAGKSTLINMMGGFLAPSTGTVTLDGRPVWRNEQIYQHIGVVPEREAMYDFLTGKEFVLANAELHGLGAKAAQKALATVEMEYAQDRKIQTYSKGMRQRVKMASALVHDPSLLLLDEPFNGMDPRQRMQLMDLLRRMGDEGRTVLFSSHILEEVEQLAWHIEVVVAGRHAASGDFRKIRRLMTDRPHRYLVRSSDDRALAAALIADPSTSGIEVDLAEGALRIQAVDFGRFTALLPRVARDHGIRLLTVSPSDESLESVFSYLVAA; the protein is encoded by the coding sequence GTGACCACGCTCTCCATCGACCACGTCTCCCGCTGGTTCGGCAACGTGGTCGCCGTCAACGACATCACCATGACCGTCGGCCCCGGCGTCACCGGCCTGCTCGGCCCCAACGGCGCCGGAAAGTCCACCCTCATCAACATGATGGGCGGCTTCCTGGCCCCCTCCACCGGCACGGTCACCCTCGACGGCCGGCCGGTGTGGCGCAACGAGCAGATCTACCAGCACATCGGCGTCGTCCCCGAGCGGGAGGCGATGTACGACTTCCTCACCGGCAAGGAGTTCGTCCTCGCCAACGCCGAGCTGCACGGCCTGGGCGCCAAGGCGGCCCAGAAGGCGCTCGCCACGGTCGAGATGGAGTACGCGCAGGACCGCAAGATCCAGACGTACTCCAAGGGCATGCGCCAGCGCGTGAAGATGGCCTCCGCCCTGGTCCACGACCCGTCGCTGCTCCTGCTGGACGAGCCCTTCAACGGCATGGACCCGCGCCAGCGCATGCAGCTCATGGACCTGCTGCGGCGCATGGGCGACGAGGGCCGCACGGTGCTGTTCTCGTCCCACATCCTCGAAGAGGTCGAGCAACTCGCCTGGCACATCGAGGTCGTCGTCGCCGGCCGGCACGCCGCCAGCGGTGACTTCCGCAAGATCCGACGCCTGATGACCGACCGGCCGCACCGCTACCTGGTGCGCTCCAGTGACGACCGCGCCCTCGCGGCCGCGCTGATCGCCGACCCGTCGACGTCCGGCATCGAGGTCGACCTCGCCGAGGGCGCGCTGCGCATCCAGGCGGTCGACTTCGGCCGCTTCACGGCCCTGCTGCCGCGGGTGGCCAGGGACCACGGCATCCGGCTGCTCACGGTCTCGCCGTCCGACGAGTCCCTCGAGTCCGTCTTCTCGTACCTCGTCGCGGCGTAG
- a CDS encoding ABC transporter permease subunit yields the protein MAVEHSTGTSAPAPGDQTRIHNIGYRSYDGPRLGRAYARRSLYSQSLRGSYGLGRSVKSKVLPMLLFVVMCVPAAIMVAVAVATKANALPVDYTRYAIVMQAVISLYVASQAPQSVSRDLRFKTVPLYFSRPIETADYVRAKFAALASALFILTAGPLLVLYVGALLAKLDFADQTKGFAQGLVSVALLSLLFAGIGLVIASFTPRRGFGIAAVIAVVTITYGAVSTLQAIADAQGSGDAVPWIGLFSPITIIDGVQSAFLGATSAFPGGVGPSNAEGVVYVLLALGLIAASYGLLMRRYKKVGL from the coding sequence ATGGCGGTTGAGCATTCCACGGGGACATCCGCCCCGGCGCCGGGTGACCAGACCCGCATCCACAACATCGGCTACCGCAGCTACGACGGCCCCCGCCTGGGCCGCGCCTACGCCCGCCGCTCGCTGTACTCGCAGTCCCTGCGCGGCTCCTACGGCCTCGGCCGCTCGGTCAAGTCCAAGGTGCTGCCGATGCTGCTGTTCGTGGTGATGTGCGTGCCCGCGGCCATCATGGTCGCCGTCGCCGTCGCCACCAAGGCCAACGCCCTGCCCGTGGACTACACGCGCTACGCGATCGTCATGCAGGCGGTCATCAGCCTGTACGTCGCCTCGCAGGCGCCCCAGTCCGTCTCGCGCGACCTGCGCTTCAAGACCGTGCCGCTGTACTTCTCGCGGCCGATCGAGACCGCCGACTACGTCCGCGCCAAGTTCGCGGCGCTGGCCTCGGCGCTGTTCATCCTCACCGCCGGTCCCCTGCTCGTGCTCTACGTGGGCGCGCTGCTGGCCAAGCTCGACTTCGCCGACCAGACCAAGGGATTCGCACAAGGACTGGTCTCCGTGGCACTGCTCTCGCTGCTGTTCGCCGGTATCGGCCTCGTCATCGCGTCGTTCACCCCGCGCCGCGGCTTCGGCATCGCGGCCGTGATCGCCGTGGTGACCATCACCTACGGCGCGGTCTCCACCCTCCAGGCCATCGCCGACGCACAGGGCAGCGGCGACGCCGTGCCGTGGATCGGCCTGTTCTCGCCGATCACGATCATCGACGGTGTGCAGTCCGCGTTCCTGGGCGCCACCTCCGCTTTCCCCGGCGGGGTGGGCCCGAGCAACGCCGAGGGCGTCGTCTACGTCCTCCTCGCCCTGGGCCTGATCGCGGCGAGCTACGGCCTCCTGATGCGCCGCTACAAGAAGGTGGGACTGTGA
- a CDS encoding HAD family hydrolase, protein MTTAGFPYQLIATDLDGTLLRSDESVSPRTRDALAAATAAGAAHIVVTGRAVPWTRHILDDLGYQGLAVCGQGAQVYDAGTHRLLTSVTLDRQLAGVALAKIEAEVGPLYLAASRDGLDGEVLVGPGYAAHGNLPATPFTDASDLWTAPLNKLYIQHPTLSDDELCEAARRTAGGFVTVVMAGEGIVELLPLGLSKATGLSLAARRLKVKAADTIAFGDMPNDIPMFAWASYGVAMADAHEELKAVADEVTSSNEEDGIAVVLERLLG, encoded by the coding sequence GTGACCACCGCCGGTTTCCCGTACCAGCTGATCGCCACCGACCTCGACGGGACGCTGCTGCGTTCCGACGAGTCGGTGTCGCCCCGCACCCGTGACGCGCTCGCCGCGGCCACCGCGGCGGGCGCCGCGCACATCGTCGTCACCGGCCGCGCCGTCCCCTGGACCCGGCACATCCTCGACGACCTCGGCTACCAGGGGCTGGCCGTCTGCGGCCAGGGCGCGCAGGTGTACGACGCCGGCACCCACCGGCTGCTGACGTCGGTGACGCTGGACCGGCAGCTGGCCGGGGTGGCGCTGGCCAAGATCGAGGCGGAGGTCGGCCCGCTGTACCTGGCGGCGAGCCGCGACGGCCTGGACGGCGAGGTACTGGTGGGTCCCGGCTACGCGGCCCACGGCAACCTGCCCGCGACCCCGTTCACGGACGCGTCGGATCTGTGGACCGCGCCGCTGAACAAGCTGTACATCCAGCACCCGACGCTCTCGGACGACGAGCTGTGCGAGGCGGCCAGGCGCACCGCCGGCGGTTTCGTCACCGTCGTCATGGCGGGCGAGGGCATCGTCGAACTCCTGCCCCTGGGCCTGTCCAAGGCGACCGGTCTGTCCCTGGCGGCCCGCCGGCTCAAGGTGAAGGCGGCCGACACGATCGCCTTCGGCGACATGCCCAACGACATACCGATGTTCGCCTGGGCCTCCTACGGTGTCGCGATGGCGGACGCCCATGAGGAGCTGAAGGCGGTGGCCGACGAGGTGACGTCCTCGAACGAGGAGGACGGGATCGCGGTCGTGCTGGAGCGGTTGCTGGGCTGA
- a CDS encoding SDR family oxidoreductase: MTLLTGARERWVRTGGVELCVAEVGDPRRPTVILVHGYPDSKEVWSEVAARLAGHFHVVAYDVRGHGRSTAPRPLRGGFTLEKLTDDFLAVTDAVSPDRPVHLVGHDWGSVQAWEFTTVRRTEGRIASFTSMSGPSLDHFGHWINGRVKRPTPRRVGQLLGQGARSWYVYLLQTPVLPELAWRGPLGRLWPRVLERVEKVARGDYPTSSLPSDAAHGAWLYRDNVRPRLRRPRPDAYAHAPVQIVTPLEDRFLSERLHDGLEQWVPQLTRRTVQAGHWIPRTRPDQLASWIEEFVTSVESGRSPVVASGRHAERFGGQLVLVTGAGSGIGRATALAFAEAGARVVAVDRNAKAAARTAESSRLAGAPEAWAETVDVSDEQAMEKLAEKVTTEYGVVDVLVNNAGIGLSGSFFDTTPEDWKKVLDVNLWGVIHGCRLFGRRMAERGQGGHIVNVASAAAYQPSRALPAYSTSKAAVLMLSECLRAELAGQGIGVTAVCPGFVNTAITSTAHFAGVDAGEEKRLQQRAARLYGLRNYPPEKVAAAILRAVVRNQAVVPVTPEARGARWLSRFAPGALRRIARMKPPV; the protein is encoded by the coding sequence ATGACGTTGCTCACGGGCGCGCGGGAGCGCTGGGTGCGGACCGGCGGAGTCGAGCTGTGCGTGGCCGAGGTGGGTGATCCGCGGCGGCCGACGGTGATCCTGGTGCACGGCTACCCCGACAGCAAAGAGGTGTGGTCCGAGGTCGCCGCGCGTCTCGCCGGGCACTTCCACGTGGTGGCGTACGACGTCCGCGGGCACGGCCGGTCGACGGCGCCGCGGCCGCTGCGGGGCGGGTTCACGCTGGAGAAGCTGACGGACGACTTCCTGGCCGTCACGGACGCGGTCAGCCCGGACCGGCCGGTGCATCTGGTCGGGCACGACTGGGGCTCGGTGCAGGCCTGGGAGTTCACCACCGTCCGGCGCACCGAGGGCCGCATCGCCTCCTTCACCTCCATGTCCGGGCCGTCCCTGGACCACTTCGGCCACTGGATCAACGGGCGTGTGAAGCGGCCCACCCCGCGCCGGGTCGGCCAGCTCCTCGGGCAGGGCGCCAGGTCCTGGTACGTGTACCTGCTGCAGACGCCCGTGCTGCCCGAGCTGGCCTGGCGCGGGCCGCTCGGCAGGCTCTGGCCCCGGGTTCTGGAGCGCGTCGAGAAGGTGGCCCGGGGTGACTACCCGACCTCGTCCCTGCCGTCGGACGCGGCACACGGGGCCTGGCTGTACCGGGACAACGTCCGGCCCCGGCTGCGCAGGCCACGACCGGACGCGTACGCCCACGCGCCCGTGCAGATCGTGACGCCCCTGGAGGACCGGTTCCTGTCGGAGCGGCTCCACGACGGACTGGAGCAGTGGGTTCCGCAGCTGACCCGCAGGACCGTTCAGGCGGGACACTGGATTCCACGGACCCGTCCGGATCAGCTGGCCTCGTGGATCGAGGAGTTCGTGACGTCCGTGGAGAGCGGGCGGTCCCCGGTGGTGGCGAGCGGCAGGCACGCCGAGCGGTTCGGCGGGCAGCTCGTGCTGGTCACCGGGGCGGGCAGCGGCATCGGACGGGCGACGGCGCTGGCGTTCGCCGAGGCCGGCGCGCGCGTGGTGGCCGTCGACCGGAACGCGAAGGCGGCGGCCCGCACCGCCGAGTCGTCCCGCCTGGCGGGCGCTCCCGAAGCCTGGGCGGAGACGGTCGACGTCTCCGACGAGCAGGCCATGGAGAAACTCGCCGAGAAGGTCACCACCGAGTACGGGGTGGTGGACGTCCTGGTGAACAACGCCGGGATCGGACTGTCCGGTTCCTTCTTCGACACCACGCCGGAGGACTGGAAGAAGGTCCTCGACGTCAACCTGTGGGGTGTGATCCACGGCTGCCGGCTCTTCGGCCGGCGGATGGCCGAGCGCGGGCAGGGCGGCCACATCGTGAACGTGGCGTCGGCGGCGGCGTACCAGCCGTCCCGGGCGCTGCCCGCGTACAGCACCTCCAAGGCGGCCGTGCTCATGCTCAGCGAGTGCCTACGGGCGGAGCTCGCCGGGCAGGGGATCGGTGTGACGGCGGTCTGCCCCGGCTTCGTCAACACCGCCATCACGTCCACGGCGCACTTCGCCGGGGTCGACGCCGGCGAGGAGAAGCGGCTCCAGCAGCGCGCCGCCCGTCTGTACGGGCTGCGGAACTACCCGCCGGAGAAGGTCGCCGCCGCGATCCTGCGGGCGGTGGTGCGCAACCAGGCCGTGGTCCCGGTCACGCCGGAAGCGCGGGGCGCGCGCTGGCTGTCGCGGTTCGCGCCGGGGGCACTGCGGCGGATCGCGCGGATGAAGCCGCCGGTATGA
- a CDS encoding LLM class flavin-dependent oxidoreductase, translated as MSLRLSTVILPYRRWQEGGRATWTRAEQLGFHTAYTYDHLSWRSFRDGPWFGAVPTLTAAATVTDRLRLGTLVTSPNFRHPVTLAKELISLDDISGGRVTLGIGAGGSGFDATALGQEPWTPRERADRFAEFVPLLDRLLSEDAVSYEGDFYSAHEARNIPGCVQRPRLPFAVAATGPRGMRLAARYGQAWVTTGDPKLYENGTPEQSVQAIRDQAEKLADTCAEIGRDMSDLDKVLLTGFTPDRGGPLQSLDAFVDFAGRYTELGFTEIVLHWPIPDSPFAADEKAFEQIAMEAPAQLR; from the coding sequence ATGAGTCTGCGTCTGAGCACCGTGATCCTCCCCTACCGCCGCTGGCAGGAGGGCGGCCGTGCGACCTGGACACGCGCCGAGCAGCTCGGCTTCCACACCGCGTACACCTACGACCACCTGTCCTGGCGCAGCTTCCGGGACGGCCCCTGGTTCGGCGCCGTACCTACCCTCACCGCCGCCGCGACCGTCACCGACCGGCTGCGGCTGGGCACCCTGGTGACCTCGCCGAACTTCCGGCACCCGGTGACCCTCGCCAAGGAGCTGATCTCCCTCGACGACATCTCCGGCGGGCGGGTCACGCTGGGCATCGGCGCGGGCGGCTCCGGCTTCGACGCCACCGCGCTCGGCCAGGAGCCGTGGACCCCGCGCGAGCGCGCCGACCGCTTCGCCGAGTTCGTCCCGCTGCTCGACCGGCTGCTCAGCGAGGACGCGGTGTCGTACGAGGGCGACTTCTACTCGGCGCACGAGGCACGGAACATCCCCGGCTGTGTGCAGCGCCCCAGGCTGCCGTTCGCGGTGGCCGCGACCGGGCCGCGCGGGATGCGGCTCGCCGCCCGGTACGGGCAGGCCTGGGTGACCACCGGCGACCCCAAGCTGTACGAGAACGGCACTCCTGAACAGTCGGTTCAGGCCATTCGCGATCAGGCGGAGAAGCTCGCCGACACCTGCGCCGAGATCGGCCGGGACATGAGCGACCTCGACAAGGTCCTGCTCACCGGATTCACCCCGGATCGTGGCGGCCCGCTCCAGTCCCTGGACGCCTTCGTCGACTTCGCCGGCCGGTACACGGAACTGGGCTTCACGGAGATCGTGCTCCACTGGCCCATCCCCGACTCGCCCTTCGCGGCGGACGAGAAGGCGTTCGAGCAGATCGCCATGGAGGCGCCGGCGCAGTTGCGCTGA
- the pheA gene encoding prephenate dehydratase, with the protein MPASYAYLGPEGTFTEVALRTLPEAATRELIPYVSVQSALDAVRAGEAEAAFVPIENSVEGGITTTLDELVAGAPLMIYREVLLSITFALLVRPGTKLSDIKTVSAHPAAQPQVRNWLKKNLPDAHWESAASNADAARLVQEGQYDAAFAGEFAAARYGLEALETEIHDAENAQTRFVLVGRPARPAAPTGADKTSVVLWQRDDHPGGLRDLLGEFATRGINLMLLQSRPTGAGIGNYCFCVDAEGHISDRRVAEALMGLKRICLQVRYLGSYPRADMKPGDVQPPRLGTSDDEFVAAADWVARCQDGRF; encoded by the coding sequence ATGCCAGCGAGCTATGCGTATCTCGGCCCCGAGGGCACCTTCACCGAAGTCGCCCTGCGCACGCTTCCCGAGGCCGCCACCCGGGAGCTCATCCCGTACGTGTCCGTCCAGTCCGCGCTCGACGCGGTACGAGCCGGCGAGGCCGAGGCCGCGTTCGTGCCGATCGAGAACTCGGTCGAGGGCGGCATCACCACCACCCTCGACGAGCTGGTCGCCGGCGCGCCGCTGATGATCTACCGCGAGGTGCTGCTGTCGATCACCTTCGCGCTGCTGGTCCGCCCGGGCACCAAGCTGTCCGACATCAAGACGGTCTCCGCCCACCCGGCCGCCCAGCCGCAGGTGCGCAACTGGCTGAAGAAGAACCTCCCGGACGCCCACTGGGAGTCGGCCGCCTCGAACGCGGACGCCGCCCGGCTGGTCCAGGAGGGCCAGTACGACGCCGCCTTCGCAGGCGAGTTCGCGGCCGCCCGCTACGGCCTCGAAGCCCTGGAGACCGAGATCCACGACGCGGAGAACGCCCAGACGCGGTTCGTGCTGGTCGGCCGGCCCGCGCGTCCCGCGGCGCCGACCGGCGCGGACAAGACCTCCGTGGTGCTGTGGCAGCGCGACGACCACCCCGGCGGCCTGCGCGACCTGCTGGGCGAGTTCGCCACCCGCGGCATCAACCTGATGCTGCTCCAGTCCCGGCCCACCGGCGCGGGCATCGGCAACTACTGCTTCTGCGTCGACGCCGAGGGCCACATCTCCGACCGCCGGGTGGCCGAGGCCCTGATGGGCCTGAAGCGGATCTGCCTCCAGGTGCGCTACCTCGGCTCCTACCCGCGCGCGGACATGAAGCCGGGGGATGTCCAGCCGCCGCGGCTGGGTACGTCGGACGACGAGTTCGTGGCGGCGGCGGACTGGGTGGCGCGGTGCCAGGACGGCCGGTTCTAG
- a CDS encoding ABC transporter ATP-binding protein — MIATESLSKRFPRVTALDRLSVDVGPGVTGLVGANGAGKSTLIKILLGLSPATEGRAEVLGLDVATKGADIRERVGYMPEHDCLPPDVSATEFVVHMARMSGLPPTAARERTADTLRHVGLYEERYRPIGGYSTGMKQRVKLAQALVHDPQLVFLDEPTNGLDPVGRDEMLGLIRRIHTDFGISVLVTSHLLGELERTCDHVVVIDGGKLLRSSSTTDFTQITTTLAIEVTDTDEHPDGTRAVRDALHARGVSVEDGSGLPGAGHILLLTAQGEETYDLVRDVIADLGLGLVRMEQRRHHISEVFKSSDEHEQRKEAVGHGG; from the coding sequence GTGATCGCGACCGAAAGCCTGAGCAAGCGGTTCCCCAGGGTGACCGCGCTTGACCGGCTCTCCGTGGACGTCGGGCCCGGTGTGACCGGACTCGTCGGAGCCAACGGAGCCGGCAAGTCCACACTGATCAAGATCCTGCTGGGTCTGTCCCCCGCCACCGAGGGCCGCGCCGAAGTGCTCGGCCTCGACGTCGCCACCAAGGGCGCCGACATCCGCGAGCGCGTCGGCTACATGCCCGAGCACGACTGCCTGCCGCCGGACGTCTCGGCCACCGAGTTCGTCGTCCACATGGCGCGCATGTCCGGCCTGCCGCCCACCGCCGCGCGCGAGCGCACCGCCGACACCCTGCGCCACGTCGGCCTGTACGAGGAGCGCTATCGTCCCATCGGCGGCTACTCGACCGGCATGAAGCAGCGCGTGAAGCTCGCCCAGGCCCTCGTGCACGACCCGCAGCTGGTCTTCCTGGACGAGCCGACCAACGGCCTCGACCCGGTCGGCCGCGACGAGATGCTCGGCCTGATCCGCCGGATCCACACGGATTTCGGCATCTCGGTCCTGGTCACCTCGCACCTGCTGGGCGAACTGGAGCGCACCTGCGACCACGTCGTCGTCATCGACGGCGGCAAGCTCCTGCGCTCCAGTTCCACCACGGACTTCACCCAGATCACGACGACCCTCGCGATCGAGGTCACCGACACCGACGAGCACCCGGACGGCACCCGCGCGGTGCGCGACGCGCTGCACGCGCGCGGGGTGAGCGTCGAGGACGGCAGCGGCCTGCCGGGCGCCGGCCACATCCTGCTGCTCACGGCCCAGGGCGAGGAGACCTACGACCTGGTCCGGGACGTGATCGCGGACCTCGGCCTCGGCCTGGTGCGCATGGAGCAGCGCCGGCACCACATCTCCGAGGTCTTCAAGAGCAGTGACGAGCACGAGCAGCGGAAGGAGGCGGTCGGCCATGGCGGTTGA
- a CDS encoding Cof-type HAD-IIB family hydrolase, with the protein MRDNGRVTSATRQPETAAETLPPRLIATDLDGTLLRDDKSVSPRTVAALAAAEEAGIEVFFVTGRPARWMDVVSDHVHGHGLAICGNGAAVVDLHGGPGSHRFVKVRELERANALDAVRLLRDAAPGTVYAVEQTYGFYQEPDYPKLHMEIPDSLAPAEELLSPDHRAAGEPVLKILAYHPEMDPDAFLTLARLAIGDRANVTRSSPSALLEISGPGVSKASTLALCCAERGISHEQVVAFGDMPNDVEMLTWAGRSYAMGNAHPDVIAAASGRTVANNEDGVAVVIEQLLTELP; encoded by the coding sequence ATGCGGGACAATGGCCGGGTGACCTCAGCGACCCGACAGCCCGAGACCGCGGCCGAGACCCTCCCGCCGCGGCTGATAGCCACCGACCTCGACGGCACGCTGCTGCGTGACGACAAGTCGGTGTCCCCCCGCACGGTGGCCGCGCTGGCCGCCGCCGAGGAGGCGGGCATCGAGGTCTTCTTCGTCACCGGCCGCCCGGCCCGCTGGATGGACGTCGTCAGCGACCACGTGCACGGCCACGGCCTGGCGATCTGCGGCAACGGCGCCGCCGTGGTCGACCTGCACGGCGGCCCCGGCTCCCACCGGTTCGTGAAGGTACGGGAGCTGGAGCGGGCGAACGCGCTGGACGCCGTACGGCTGTTGCGTGATGCGGCTCCGGGCACCGTGTACGCGGTGGAGCAGACGTACGGCTTCTACCAGGAGCCTGACTACCCCAAGCTGCACATGGAGATCCCCGACAGCCTCGCCCCGGCGGAGGAACTGCTGTCGCCGGACCACCGTGCGGCAGGGGAGCCGGTGCTGAAGATCCTCGCCTACCACCCCGAGATGGATCCCGACGCCTTCCTGACCCTGGCCCGGCTCGCCATCGGCGACCGTGCCAACGTGACCCGCTCCAGCCCCAGTGCCCTGCTGGAGATCAGCGGTCCCGGGGTGTCCAAGGCCAGCACGCTCGCCCTGTGCTGCGCCGAGCGCGGCATCTCGCACGAGCAGGTCGTCGCCTTCGGCGACATGCCGAACGACGTCGAGATGCTGACCTGGGCCGGCCGGTCCTACGCGATGGGCAACGCCCACCCGGACGTGATCGCCGCGGCCTCGGGACGGACGGTCGCGAACAACGAGGACGGGGTGGCGGTCGTGATCGAGCAGCTGCTCACGGAACTGCCGTAG
- a CDS encoding ABC transporter permease subunit: MYDPTVARLTYRALLGRRRALILGALPLLLIAISVVVRFLAGADDQTAADLLGGLALATMVPIIGVIAGTGAIGPEIDDGSVVYLLSKPIKRPTIIFTKLIVAIAVTMVFSAVPTLIAGFILNGNGQQIAVAYTVAALVASIAYAALFLLLGTVSRHAVVFGLVYALVWEALFGSLVPGARTLSVQQWALAVAQKVSGGDMVTSDVGLTTATVLLVAVTALATWYAGQKLRSLTLAGEE; the protein is encoded by the coding sequence ATGTACGACCCCACAGTCGCCCGGCTCACCTACCGGGCCCTGCTCGGCCGACGCCGGGCCCTCATCCTCGGAGCCCTGCCGCTGCTGCTCATCGCCATCTCGGTGGTGGTGCGCTTCCTCGCCGGGGCGGACGACCAGACGGCGGCGGATCTGCTCGGCGGCCTCGCCCTCGCCACGATGGTGCCGATCATCGGCGTCATCGCCGGGACCGGCGCGATCGGGCCGGAGATCGACGACGGCTCGGTGGTGTACCTGCTGTCCAAGCCGATCAAACGGCCGACGATCATCTTCACCAAGCTGATCGTCGCGATCGCGGTGACGATGGTGTTCTCCGCGGTGCCGACGCTCATCGCCGGCTTCATCCTGAACGGCAACGGCCAGCAGATCGCCGTGGCCTACACGGTGGCGGCACTCGTCGCGTCCATCGCCTACGCGGCCCTGTTCCTGCTGCTCGGCACGGTCTCCCGGCACGCGGTGGTGTTCGGGCTCGTCTACGCGCTGGTCTGGGAGGCCCTGTTCGGCTCCCTGGTGCCGGGCGCGCGCACGCTGAGCGTCCAGCAGTGGGCGCTGGCCGTGGCCCAGAAGGTGTCCGGCGGCGACATGGTGACCTCGGACGTCGGCCTCACCACGGCGACGGTCCTGCTGGTGGCCGTCACGGCGCTGGCCACCTGGTACGCCGGTCAGAAGCTGCGCTCGCTGACACTCGCCGGCGAGGAGTGA
- a CDS encoding RNA 2'-phosphotransferase, which yields MDARRTVKVSKYLSKHLRHQPEQIRLVLDEGGWVAIDTLIAAAAAHGFPFTRDELDHVVATNDKRRFAVEGTRIRASQGHSVQVDLGLPTATPPAYLYHGTVARALDAIRAQGLKPMNRHAVHLSPDRETATRVGARRGRPIVLTVDAAAMHRDGHVFHVSANGVWLTQAVPPRYLRLPGPR from the coding sequence ATGGACGCAAGACGCACCGTCAAGGTGTCGAAGTACCTCTCGAAGCATCTGCGCCACCAGCCGGAGCAGATCAGGCTGGTCCTGGACGAGGGTGGCTGGGTCGCGATCGACACGCTGATCGCCGCAGCCGCCGCCCACGGCTTCCCCTTCACCCGTGACGAACTCGACCACGTCGTCGCCACCAACGACAAGCGGCGTTTCGCCGTCGAAGGCACCCGGATCCGCGCCAGCCAGGGCCACAGCGTCCAGGTCGACCTCGGCCTGCCGACGGCGACCCCGCCCGCGTACCTCTACCACGGCACCGTCGCCCGCGCCCTGGACGCCATCCGGGCCCAAGGGCTCAAGCCGATGAACCGGCATGCCGTGCATCTCTCACCCGACCGCGAGACCGCGACCCGCGTCGGCGCCCGCCGCGGCCGGCCGATCGTGCTGACCGTGGACGCGGCCGCCATGCACCGCGACGGTCATGTCTTCCATGTGAGCGCGAACGGTGTGTGGCTCACCCAGGCCGTACCGCCACGGTATCTGCGCCTTCCCGGCCCTCGCTGA